The following are encoded together in the Vibrio splendidus genome:
- a CDS encoding WxcM-like domain-containing protein: protein MNIHKLSDVQTDKVGIGTSIWQYVVVLPNASIGSNVNICSHCFIENDVKIGDRVTIKAGVQLWDGISIENDVFIGPNVTFTNDKYPRSKEYPEDFLRTIIKSKASIGANATILPGIIVGQNAMVAAGAVVTRNVPDNAIVKGNPAVITSYLNTEKQKLSPTIVNWEGTGKTSVNGVTTHTFPLISDLRGNLSVGEFDKEIPFDVKRYFTVFGVPNKEVRGEHAHKECHQFLICLNGSCNVLVDDGTNREEFILDKPNKGLYLPPMTWGVQYQYTNDAVLMVFASHYYDSKDYIREYSDFKKMSVKK from the coding sequence ATGAATATACATAAATTATCTGATGTACAAACGGATAAAGTAGGCATTGGAACGAGTATCTGGCAATACGTTGTTGTCTTACCAAATGCATCTATTGGCTCTAATGTGAATATCTGTAGTCATTGTTTTATTGAAAATGATGTAAAGATTGGAGATAGAGTTACTATCAAAGCTGGGGTTCAGCTTTGGGATGGGATTTCAATCGAAAATGATGTTTTTATAGGACCTAATGTAACCTTTACTAATGATAAATACCCTAGAAGCAAAGAGTATCCGGAAGACTTTCTTCGTACCATTATTAAATCAAAAGCTTCGATCGGAGCAAATGCAACTATTTTACCAGGGATTATAGTTGGTCAAAATGCAATGGTTGCTGCTGGTGCAGTGGTTACTCGAAATGTTCCGGACAACGCAATTGTAAAAGGAAATCCAGCCGTAATAACCTCGTATCTAAATACAGAGAAGCAAAAACTCAGCCCTACAATAGTAAACTGGGAGGGCACTGGAAAAACCTCTGTTAATGGTGTTACAACCCACACGTTTCCATTAATCTCTGATTTGAGAGGTAATCTATCAGTAGGAGAATTCGATAAGGAAATTCCATTTGATGTAAAGAGATATTTTACAGTATTTGGAGTGCCTAATAAGGAAGTACGTGGAGAGCATGCTCATAAGGAGTGCCATCAATTTTTAATTTGTTTAAATGGAAGTTGTAACGTATTAGTTGATGATGGGACTAATCGAGAAGAGTTTATTCTAGATAAACCCAATAAAGGGCTTTATTTACCACCTATGACTTGGGGTGTTCAGTATCAATATACAAATGATGCCGTACTTATGGTTTTTGCCTCTCACTATTATGATTCGAAAGATTATATACGTGAATATTCAGATTTTAAAAAAATGAGTGTTAAGAAATGA
- a CDS encoding O-antigen translocase, whose product MSDEKNAYTRIVKSSSIIGGAQGINMLIGIVRVKFVALLIGPVGLGLLATYQSITNMIATIAGLGLQSSAVRDIAQAVERGDSQQIGRTVLTLRRLCWLTGLTGPFIVFLLSPWLSQITFNNSDQASNITLVSLVILFSNLKGGQIAIIQGMRKINDLAKLNIIGAISGTVISIMLYWLYGLDGIIPALVLLSICELIAALWFVKKIDIAVVKLTWKDTFIEAGGMVKMGLAFMWNGLLIAIVAYLTRVIISEELDMISVGIYTAAFALSGMIVNFILGAMGADYYPSLIAINDNKKKMCDLVNKQTEVGLLLSLPGLLITISFSPWIVNLFYSSEFTAAAELLRWFAIGCIGRVISWPMGFIILAKGRSKTFIATETVINIIHVVLIIYLLDNLGLEGVAIAYPLLYSIYTLMILCVSKYLIDFRWSVSVVRILCLFMTSTLIVIYVSLNYSVLVSSLVGGFVSGLMTVYSLRELSNKLPDTHKLTKFLRYVTLAKLEIK is encoded by the coding sequence GTGTCTGATGAAAAAAATGCCTACACAAGAATAGTTAAATCTTCCTCAATTATTGGCGGTGCACAAGGCATTAATATGCTAATTGGGATTGTCCGTGTAAAGTTTGTAGCATTGCTAATTGGACCTGTAGGACTTGGATTGTTAGCAACATATCAATCAATAACCAATATGATTGCAACTATAGCAGGACTTGGTCTTCAATCGAGTGCTGTAAGGGATATTGCACAAGCTGTAGAAAGAGGTGATTCCCAACAAATTGGTCGAACAGTACTAACTCTTAGAAGGTTATGCTGGCTAACTGGTCTAACTGGCCCTTTTATAGTATTTTTACTTTCACCATGGTTAAGTCAAATTACGTTTAACAACTCGGATCAAGCTAGTAATATTACTCTTGTTAGTCTCGTTATTTTATTTTCTAACTTAAAGGGTGGGCAAATAGCAATAATTCAGGGTATGCGAAAAATTAATGATTTGGCAAAGCTAAATATAATTGGTGCTATATCAGGTACCGTAATAAGCATTATGCTATATTGGCTATATGGACTAGATGGTATTATTCCGGCTTTAGTTTTATTAAGTATATGCGAATTAATTGCAGCTTTGTGGTTTGTGAAAAAAATTGATATCGCCGTAGTTAAACTAACGTGGAAGGATACATTCATAGAAGCTGGCGGTATGGTGAAAATGGGGCTAGCATTTATGTGGAATGGCTTACTAATAGCCATAGTCGCCTATTTAACAAGAGTAATTATATCAGAAGAATTAGATATGATTTCCGTAGGTATTTACACAGCAGCATTTGCTTTATCAGGTATGATAGTTAATTTTATCCTGGGTGCAATGGGAGCAGACTATTATCCAAGCCTAATCGCAATAAATGATAATAAAAAGAAAATGTGCGACTTAGTAAATAAACAAACAGAAGTTGGATTATTGCTTTCATTACCTGGTTTGTTAATCACAATTTCGTTCTCTCCTTGGATTGTGAATTTATTTTATTCTTCAGAGTTTACAGCTGCAGCTGAATTATTGAGATGGTTTGCTATTGGGTGCATAGGTAGGGTTATTTCATGGCCGATGGGATTCATTATATTAGCTAAAGGAAGATCAAAAACATTTATAGCGACGGAAACAGTAATAAATATAATTCATGTTGTTTTAATTATTTATCTATTGGATAACCTTGGACTTGAAGGAGTAGCAATAGCATACCCATTACTATACAGTATTTATACTTTAATGATATTGTGTGTATCAAAATATTTAATTGATTTTAGATGGTCAGTGAGTGTTGTTAGGATATTATGCTTATTTATGACCTCCACTTTAATTGTTATTTATGTCTCATTGAATTATTCAGTTTTAGTTTCGTCTTTAGTTGGAGGGTTTGTTTCTGGTCTGATGACCGTATACTCTCTAAGAGAATTGTCGAATAAACTACCAGATACACATAAACTGACAAAATTTTTGAGATATGTAACCTTAGCTAAATTGGAGATAAAATGA
- the wecC gene encoding UDP-N-acetyl-D-mannosamine dehydrogenase — protein MSFETISVVGLGYIGLPTAAMFASRKKKVIGVDVNQHAVDTINRGEIHIVEPDLDMLVSAAVQQGFLKAVTTPESADAFLIAVPTPFLPIENDGDIPKPDLRYIEAASKAIAPVLKKGDLVILESTSPVGATEQMAEWLSEARSDLTFPQTHGESADVNVAHCPERVLPGYVVTELVQNDRVIGGMSKRCSERSVELYKTFVMGDCVITNARTAEMAKLTENSCRDVQIAFANELSMICDELDIDVWELISLANRHPRINILQPGPGVGGHCIAVDPWFIVSKTPELAKLIKTARDVNDKKPEWVIDKVKIALVEFLQANPSKTAKDVTIACYGLAFKPDIDDLRESPALDITKSIAAFHTGQVLAIEPNIESIEYENIKLVTIDESLSKTDIHVMLVDHKQFKKIRLNDFFVIDTKGIW, from the coding sequence ATGTCATTTGAAACAATTTCAGTAGTAGGACTTGGTTACATTGGTTTGCCGACTGCTGCTATGTTTGCATCACGTAAGAAAAAAGTGATTGGTGTCGATGTCAATCAACATGCGGTTGATACCATCAATCGAGGTGAAATTCATATTGTAGAACCTGATCTCGATATGTTAGTAAGTGCTGCTGTACAGCAAGGCTTTTTAAAAGCCGTAACCACTCCAGAGTCTGCGGATGCTTTTTTGATCGCAGTACCGACACCATTTCTTCCTATCGAAAATGATGGTGATATTCCAAAACCTGACTTGCGCTATATTGAAGCAGCATCAAAAGCAATTGCGCCAGTACTCAAGAAAGGTGACTTAGTTATACTAGAGTCTACTTCACCAGTCGGTGCTACTGAGCAAATGGCTGAATGGTTAAGTGAAGCGCGTTCAGATTTAACGTTTCCTCAAACACACGGTGAAAGTGCAGATGTTAATGTTGCACATTGCCCAGAGCGCGTTTTACCAGGCTATGTTGTTACAGAGCTTGTACAAAATGACCGCGTAATTGGTGGTATGAGTAAGCGCTGCTCAGAACGCAGTGTTGAACTGTATAAAACCTTTGTGATGGGTGATTGTGTAATTACCAATGCACGCACTGCAGAAATGGCGAAGTTAACGGAAAACAGTTGCCGTGATGTACAGATTGCATTTGCTAATGAATTGTCGATGATTTGTGATGAGTTAGATATCGATGTATGGGAATTGATTTCTTTAGCAAACCGACACCCTCGTATTAATATTCTACAACCTGGACCTGGAGTTGGTGGGCATTGTATCGCAGTAGATCCTTGGTTTATTGTTTCAAAAACACCAGAGTTAGCTAAGTTAATAAAAACTGCGCGTGATGTTAATGATAAAAAGCCTGAATGGGTAATTGATAAAGTAAAAATTGCATTAGTTGAATTTTTACAAGCGAACCCATCTAAAACCGCAAAAGATGTCACTATTGCTTGTTATGGTTTAGCGTTTAAACCAGATATTGATGATTTGCGTGAAAGCCCAGCGTTAGATATTACTAAATCAATAGCAGCATTTCATACTGGGCAAGTACTGGCGATTGAACCAAATATTGAGTCAATTGAGTATGAAAATATCAAATTAGTGACTATTGATGAATCGTTATCAAAAACTGATATTCATGTGATGCTTGTAGATCATAAGCAGTTTAAGAAGATTAGGTTAAATGATTTTTTTGTGATTGACACGAAGGGTATCTGGTAA
- a CDS encoding helix-turn-helix domain-containing protein: MCVSLILSFTPLKTSSPISKLVLLKLADNADARGVCFPSLNYLAQYCEVSVRTVKRHVNELEKQGFVKRIKRFDDSGRQRSNIYQLRLPNDSHIQQADLDQAARALDVNDQTDLDNGNVEQTSLPPASPENAQKTERAEKTDHSDTHQGDSRSNTESDHPAHIIFHKEHKTELSLKNGILDDTDVLDPLSGSEEHEISTPQANATKPISQKSEAVIHLLTKEGSAPIYHEFTTILERTYPKLDVLQELHAMQAWLYINPDKRKPFEHIGHFVNGWLRRSAQAKAKRDSSPLFKQTRAAKQAKTVKQTKAVKPSKKAQSIKAVGAIKVDAPTAASNQAQPIKSNQAESKSQNPTPVSQALADYKAKSTTNPFEARIKALVQAKSPGTDSKQ; this comes from the coding sequence ATGTGTGTTTCTCTTATTCTTTCTTTTACCCCATTAAAAACCAGCTCGCCTATCAGCAAGTTGGTGTTATTAAAATTGGCCGATAACGCAGATGCGCGCGGCGTGTGTTTTCCTTCCCTAAATTACTTAGCGCAATATTGCGAAGTGTCGGTAAGAACCGTGAAACGACACGTTAACGAGCTCGAAAAACAAGGCTTTGTGAAGCGGATAAAGCGGTTTGATGATTCAGGGCGCCAGCGCAGCAATATATATCAGCTGCGCCTACCCAACGACAGCCACATTCAGCAGGCCGATTTAGACCAAGCAGCCAGAGCTCTAGACGTAAATGATCAAACCGACCTAGATAACGGCAATGTAGAACAAACAAGCTTACCGCCAGCCTCGCCAGAAAATGCACAGAAGACAGAGCGAGCAGAGAAAACAGATCATTCAGACACCCACCAGGGTGACTCAAGATCCAACACGGAGAGTGATCATCCTGCACACATAATCTTTCATAAAGAACATAAAACAGAGTTGAGTTTGAAAAACGGCATCTTGGATGACACCGATGTGCTTGATCCCCTAAGCGGTTCTGAAGAACATGAGATCTCGACACCTCAAGCCAACGCCACCAAACCAATAAGCCAAAAGAGTGAAGCTGTAATTCACCTGCTCACCAAAGAGGGCAGCGCGCCGATTTATCATGAGTTCACCACCATATTAGAACGCACCTACCCAAAGTTAGATGTGCTGCAAGAACTGCATGCCATGCAAGCGTGGCTGTACATCAACCCGGATAAGCGCAAGCCCTTCGAGCACATAGGCCACTTTGTGAATGGCTGGCTAAGAAGAAGCGCCCAAGCCAAAGCGAAGCGAGACTCATCGCCACTCTTTAAGCAAACAAGAGCGGCTAAACAAGCAAAAACGGTTAAGCAAACAAAAGCGGTGAAACCCTCAAAGAAAGCTCAATCGATAAAAGCCGTAGGAGCAATAAAAGTAGATGCGCCTACAGCTGCTTCAAACCAAGCGCAGCCTATCAAAAGCAATCAAGCCGAAAGCAAATCTCAAAACCCCACGCCCGTATCTCAAGCCCTCGCGGACTACAAAGCCAAAAGCACCACCAACCCGTTCGAAGCGCGCATCAAGGCCCTAGTTCAAGCTAAATCGCCCGGCACGGATTCTAAGCAGTGA
- a CDS encoding N-acetylmuramoyl-L-alanine amidase — protein MSNTPPATDRVPHQPLKASADSQELADTEERSPSLEPCFSLAPYSFSLVSVLLRLPHCPAFSFITVHCSATPPRQDVDVAEIRRWHKKKGWRDVGYHFVIRRNGDVELGRPLSQTGAHVKGHNKGNIGICLVGGCNAELQPEDSFTLAQRKALFGLTAALQEQFLISDENVKGHKDWGVNKACPVMALRA, from the coding sequence TTGTCAAACACTCCACCAGCAACTGATCGAGTTCCACACCAGCCGTTAAAAGCGTCTGCTGATTCACAAGAACTGGCTGACACGGAAGAGCGAAGCCCTTCGTTAGAGCCTTGTTTTTCACTCGCGCCCTATTCCTTCAGTCTGGTTTCGGTTTTACTCCGTTTGCCTCATTGCCCGGCATTCTCATTTATTACGGTGCATTGCAGCGCCACGCCACCAAGGCAAGATGTAGACGTAGCCGAGATTCGCCGATGGCATAAAAAGAAAGGCTGGCGCGATGTGGGGTACCACTTTGTTATTCGTCGCAATGGGGACGTCGAACTTGGCAGGCCGCTATCGCAAACCGGCGCGCATGTGAAAGGACACAACAAGGGCAATATTGGGATTTGTTTGGTCGGTGGCTGTAATGCTGAGCTGCAACCAGAAGACAGCTTCACACTTGCGCAGCGTAAGGCGCTGTTTGGTTTGACGGCTGCACTGCAAGAGCAGTTCTTGATTTCAGATGAGAATGTTAAAGGGCATAAAGATTGGGGCGTGAATAAGGCGTGTCCGGTTATGGCTTTAAGAGCTTAA
- the rfbA gene encoding glucose-1-phosphate thymidylyltransferase RfbA — translation MKGIVLAGGSGTRLYPLTRGTSKQMLPIYDKPMIYYPISTLMLAGIRNILIITTSEDQAGFKRLLGDGSDYGINLEYKIQPSPDGLAQAFIIGEEFIGQDDVCLVLGDNIYYGKHFSEQLLNAKNKAQEGLATVFGYQVKDPERFGVVEFDENFKAISIEEKPTKPKSNYAVTGLYFYDNRVVEWAKQVKPSHRGELEITTLNEMYLHDGSLNVELLGRGFAWLDTGTHQSLHEASSFVQTIENVQGLKVACLEEIAWRNGWLSHDELLTIAKPMLKNEYGQYLNRIVNESI, via the coding sequence ATGAAAGGGATTGTATTAGCTGGAGGCTCAGGTACACGTTTATACCCATTAACTCGAGGTACATCTAAACAGATGTTACCAATCTACGATAAACCGATGATCTACTACCCAATATCGACACTAATGTTGGCGGGTATACGCAATATTTTAATTATTACCACTTCTGAAGATCAAGCTGGTTTTAAGCGTCTTTTAGGTGACGGTTCAGATTATGGCATTAACTTAGAATATAAAATACAACCAAGCCCTGATGGCTTAGCACAAGCGTTTATTATTGGTGAAGAGTTTATTGGGCAAGATGATGTCTGTTTAGTGCTGGGTGATAATATTTATTATGGTAAACATTTTAGTGAACAACTGCTTAATGCGAAGAATAAAGCGCAAGAAGGGTTAGCCACGGTATTTGGTTATCAGGTTAAAGATCCAGAGCGATTTGGTGTGGTTGAGTTTGATGAAAACTTTAAAGCTATTTCAATCGAAGAAAAACCCACTAAGCCTAAATCGAATTATGCTGTAACCGGGCTCTACTTCTACGATAATCGCGTAGTCGAATGGGCCAAGCAAGTTAAACCATCACATCGTGGCGAACTAGAAATTACTACGTTGAATGAGATGTACCTGCATGATGGGAGCTTAAACGTAGAGCTTTTGGGACGTGGTTTTGCTTGGTTAGACACCGGTACCCATCAAAGTCTGCACGAAGCATCTAGCTTCGTACAAACCATCGAAAATGTGCAAGGGCTTAAAGTGGCATGTCTAGAAGAAATTGCATGGCGTAATGGCTGGTTAAGCCATGACGAGTTATTAACTATTGCAAAGCCTATGCTTAAAAATGAATACGGTCAGTACCTAAATCGAATCGTTAATGAAAGTATTTAG
- the rfbB gene encoding dTDP-glucose 4,6-dehydratase: MKVLVTGGAGFIGSAVIRHIINNTSDSVVNVDKLTYAGNLESLGEVDSSERYAFEQVDICNRTELDRVFKEHKPDAVMHLAAESHVDRSITGPAAFIETNIVGTYTLLEATREYWNALEESAKEEFRFHHISTDEVYGDLPHPDEAPEGTALPMFLETTSYEPSSPYSASKASSDHLVRAWLRTYGLPTIVTNCSNNYGPYHFPEKLIPLVVLNALEGKDLPIYGKGDQIRDWLFVEDHARALYKVVTEGKVGETYNIGGHNEKKNLEVVNTICNILDTLVPKESAYAEQITYVQDRPGHDRRYAIDSSKMQRELDWTPEEIFETGLRKTVQWYLDNSAWCQNVQDGSYQRERLGVEKLESKVKK, translated from the coding sequence ATGAAAGTTTTAGTAACTGGCGGTGCTGGTTTTATCGGCTCTGCTGTTATCCGTCACATCATAAATAATACTTCTGACAGCGTGGTTAACGTTGATAAACTGACTTATGCAGGTAACTTAGAGTCTCTTGGTGAGGTGGATTCATCTGAACGTTATGCCTTTGAGCAAGTCGATATCTGTAATCGTACAGAATTAGATCGAGTGTTTAAAGAGCACAAACCAGATGCGGTCATGCACTTGGCGGCGGAGTCGCATGTAGATCGATCTATCACTGGACCTGCCGCGTTCATTGAAACGAATATTGTCGGCACTTATACGCTATTAGAAGCGACTCGTGAGTATTGGAATGCGCTTGAAGAAAGCGCGAAGGAAGAGTTTCGTTTTCACCATATCTCTACTGATGAAGTATATGGTGATCTCCCACATCCAGATGAAGCTCCAGAAGGCACAGCGCTGCCAATGTTCTTGGAGACTACATCGTATGAACCATCAAGCCCATACTCGGCGTCGAAAGCGTCGAGCGATCACCTCGTGCGAGCTTGGTTACGCACTTATGGCCTGCCAACAATAGTTACCAACTGTTCAAATAACTATGGTCCATACCATTTCCCAGAAAAACTGATCCCACTGGTTGTCCTTAATGCGCTTGAAGGCAAAGACCTGCCTATCTACGGAAAAGGTGATCAAATTCGTGATTGGCTATTTGTCGAAGACCATGCACGAGCGCTCTACAAAGTGGTGACTGAAGGTAAAGTGGGCGAGACCTACAATATCGGTGGACACAACGAGAAGAAAAACCTCGAAGTCGTGAACACGATTTGTAACATCCTAGATACGTTAGTACCGAAAGAGTCAGCGTATGCAGAGCAGATCACGTACGTTCAAGATCGTCCTGGTCACGACCGCCGTTACGCGATTGATTCGAGCAAAATGCAGCGTGAGCTAGACTGGACGCCCGAAGAGATATTTGAAACAGGTCTTCGTAAAACGGTGCAATGGTATTTAGATAACTCGGCATGGTGCCAAAACGTACAAGATGGTAGTTACCAACGTGAGCGTTTAGGTGTAGAAAAACTAGAATCAAAGGTTAAGAAATAA
- a CDS encoding DegT/DnrJ/EryC1/StrS family aminotransferase, producing the protein MIPFLDLKEINKQYEAELKEACSRVIDSGWYIMGNELKSFEQKFAAYCGSQHSIGVANGLDALMLTLRAWKEMGKIYDGDEVIVPANTYIASILAISENNLTPVLVEPNPQTFNLTADGIEPHITDKTKVILPVHLYGQISPMVEIMALAEKYNLLVLEDCAQAHGAKVNGKKAGSWGDAGAFSFYPGKNLGALGDAGAITTDDSELKDTLDALRNYGSHEKYKNRYKGVNSRLDEIQAAMLNVKLKHLDTEIKIRQSVAHEYLSEINNPAITLPSVTNEEGHVWHLFVLKTNKREKLSEYLSDNGVQTLIHYPTPPHLQAAYSGFFNKDLPITVEIHNEVISLPISSVMDMKNVRKIIDIINNFHF; encoded by the coding sequence ATGATTCCTTTCTTGGATTTAAAAGAAATAAATAAACAATACGAAGCTGAATTAAAAGAAGCGTGCTCAAGAGTTATTGACTCTGGTTGGTACATAATGGGCAACGAACTTAAATCATTTGAACAGAAATTTGCAGCGTATTGTGGTAGCCAACATTCAATAGGAGTTGCAAACGGCTTAGATGCTTTAATGTTAACTCTACGTGCTTGGAAAGAAATGGGTAAGATTTATGACGGTGATGAAGTTATTGTTCCTGCAAACACCTATATAGCTTCAATACTAGCCATATCAGAAAATAATTTAACCCCAGTACTTGTAGAGCCCAACCCCCAAACTTTTAACTTAACTGCAGATGGGATCGAGCCTCACATTACAGATAAGACTAAAGTGATATTGCCAGTGCATTTATATGGTCAAATTTCACCAATGGTTGAAATTATGGCTCTGGCAGAAAAGTATAACTTGTTAGTGTTAGAAGATTGTGCACAGGCACATGGCGCAAAGGTAAATGGAAAAAAAGCTGGTTCTTGGGGGGATGCAGGTGCTTTTAGTTTTTACCCGGGCAAGAATTTAGGTGCATTAGGTGATGCAGGTGCAATAACAACCGATGATAGTGAACTCAAAGACACATTAGACGCACTCCGTAATTACGGTTCACATGAAAAATACAAAAATAGGTACAAAGGCGTAAATAGCCGGTTAGACGAAATCCAAGCAGCAATGCTTAACGTTAAACTAAAACACCTAGATACAGAAATCAAGATTAGACAATCTGTTGCTCATGAATATTTATCTGAAATAAATAACCCTGCAATTACCTTGCCTAGCGTAACCAACGAGGAAGGTCATGTTTGGCACTTATTTGTTCTAAAAACAAATAAACGTGAAAAACTTTCAGAATACCTATCAGATAACGGGGTACAGACACTAATTCATTATCCAACCCCTCCACATTTACAAGCAGCATATTCTGGTTTTTTTAATAAGGACTTACCTATTACTGTAGAAATACATAATGAAGTGATAAGTTTACCAATAAGTTCAGTGATGGACATGAAAAATGTAAGAAAGATTATTGATATTATTAACAATTTTCATTTTTGA
- the wecB gene encoding non-hydrolyzing UDP-N-acetylglucosamine 2-epimerase, with the protein MTKKKILTVFGTRPEAIKMAPLVHALAADERFEAKCCVTAQHREMLDQVLELFEITPDYDLNLMKAGQTLNEVTARILLELKPVLEEFKPDVVLVHGDTATTFAASLAAYYEQIAVGHVEAGLRTGNIYSPWPEEGNRRLTGTLTKYHFAPTPTSKENLLKENFNPENISVTGNTVIDALLMVKDKIDSDKDLNATLSAQFPFLDANKKLILVTGHRRESFGGGFERICESLAITAKAHPDTQILYPMHLNPNVREPVNRILADIDNIHLIEPQQYLPFIYLMSRAHIILTDSGGIQEEAPSLGKPVLVMRDTTERPEAIEAGTVKLVGTDVNTITTNLHTLLIDKSAYQAMSFAHNPYGDGKACQRILNELES; encoded by the coding sequence ATGACTAAGAAAAAAATTCTTACGGTTTTTGGCACGCGTCCAGAAGCCATCAAAATGGCGCCTCTTGTCCATGCTCTAGCAGCTGATGAGCGCTTTGAAGCCAAGTGCTGTGTGACTGCTCAGCACCGTGAAATGCTTGACCAAGTATTAGAGCTATTTGAAATCACGCCAGACTACGATTTGAACTTAATGAAAGCCGGTCAAACGCTGAATGAAGTGACGGCGCGTATTTTGTTAGAGCTTAAACCAGTGCTAGAAGAGTTCAAACCTGATGTGGTTTTAGTGCACGGTGATACGGCAACGACGTTCGCGGCAAGCTTAGCGGCTTACTATGAGCAAATCGCAGTTGGTCATGTTGAAGCCGGCCTTCGTACGGGCAATATTTACTCTCCGTGGCCAGAAGAAGGTAACCGTCGTCTAACTGGCACGCTAACCAAATATCACTTTGCACCAACGCCAACGTCAAAAGAAAATCTGCTCAAAGAGAACTTTAATCCAGAAAATATTTCAGTAACGGGTAATACCGTCATTGATGCATTACTGATGGTTAAAGACAAGATTGATTCTGATAAAGATTTGAATGCAACGCTTTCTGCTCAGTTCCCGTTCTTAGACGCAAACAAAAAACTGATCCTGGTGACGGGCCATCGCCGTGAAAGCTTTGGTGGTGGTTTCGAGCGTATTTGTGAATCGCTAGCTATCACTGCAAAAGCACATCCAGATACGCAAATTCTTTATCCGATGCATCTAAATCCAAATGTGCGTGAACCAGTCAATCGTATTCTTGCTGACATTGACAATATTCATCTTATTGAGCCTCAGCAATACCTGCCATTTATCTACTTAATGAGTCGCGCGCACATTATCTTGACTGACTCTGGTGGTATTCAAGAAGAAGCGCCCTCTTTAGGCAAACCTGTATTAGTTATGCGAGATACAACCGAGCGACCAGAAGCCATTGAAGCGGGGACGGTTAAGTTAGTTGGAACTGACGTAAATACGATCACAACGAACTTACATACATTACTGATCGATAAATCTGCATATCAAGCGATGAGTTTTGCTCATAACCCTTACGGTGATGGCAAAGCGTGCCAAAGAATTTTAAACGAATTAGAAAGTTAA
- the rfbD gene encoding dTDP-4-dehydrorhamnose reductase — protein sequence MNTKVKKIVVTGSNGQVGFLLSQKLEESNEFELYSFNRGSLDITSEQAVAKACESIKPDIIINCAAHTGVDKAETDIENSFAINEIGSRYLAEQALKHDALLIHISTDYVFDGLKQTPYIETDIPNPQCVYGKSKLAGELVIKGSGCKHVILRTAWVFGEHGNNFVKTMLKLGKEREELGIIGDQFGGPTYAGDIVNAVITIANKYSSVEQSGIYHFSGLPHVSWYGFAKQIFFIAEQKGIKLTVINLKKITGTQYPLPAPRPVSSCLNCKKIEDAFAITPSNWSIRLDQIKEYE from the coding sequence ATGAATACTAAAGTGAAAAAAATTGTGGTTACCGGCAGTAATGGTCAGGTAGGCTTTTTATTAAGCCAAAAGTTAGAGGAGAGTAATGAATTTGAGCTATATAGTTTTAACCGTGGCTCTCTAGATATAACTTCTGAACAAGCAGTTGCTAAAGCGTGTGAGAGTATCAAACCCGACATCATCATTAACTGTGCTGCTCACACTGGGGTAGATAAAGCAGAAACGGATATTGAAAATAGTTTTGCTATTAACGAAATTGGGTCTAGATACCTAGCCGAACAAGCGCTAAAACATGATGCACTGCTAATTCATATTTCAACTGACTATGTATTTGATGGATTAAAGCAAACACCTTACATTGAAACTGATATACCAAATCCACAATGTGTATATGGTAAAAGTAAGCTTGCAGGTGAATTAGTAATTAAAGGTTCTGGTTGTAAGCACGTTATATTACGTACAGCATGGGTATTTGGCGAGCATGGAAATAATTTTGTAAAAACCATGCTTAAACTTGGTAAGGAAAGAGAAGAGTTAGGCATTATTGGTGATCAGTTTGGAGGTCCAACCTACGCAGGAGACATCGTCAATGCTGTAATTACTATTGCTAATAAATATAGTTCAGTAGAACAGTCGGGTATTTATCACTTTTCAGGTTTACCCCATGTCAGTTGGTACGGGTTTGCAAAGCAAATATTTTTTATTGCTGAGCAGAAAGGTATAAAATTAACTGTAATTAACCTCAAAAAGATTACTGGCACACAATACCCTCTTCCGGCTCCAAGGCCTGTAAGTTCATGTTTAAATTGCAAAAAAATTGAAGATGCTTTTGCTATTACGCCTAGTAATTGGAGTATCAGGTTAGATCAAATAAAAGAATATGAGTAA